The following are encoded together in the Fuerstiella sp. genome:
- a CDS encoding DUF58 domain-containing protein: MQSAEQYLRPEVIQNIARLDLRARFIVQGFLSGLHASPFHGFSVEFSEHHRYNPGDDTRDIDWQVFARTDRLYVRRYQAETNITGYLLMDLSRSMAYTYKQELTKFDYSVCLAAAISYLMIHQQDPVGLVTFDEHLRQSLPARSRRSQLGNILAVLQKCRPEGGSGIAACLRQASSMIRHRSLMMVMSDLLADPHDIIESLRILRHSGHDVIVFHVLDEAEVTFPFSGSVDLLEPESGERQIVDAQGIRRSYLEALQELRNRFQQECFAIGADYVPLDTSMPFDKALTEYLYQRQARF; this comes from the coding sequence ATGCAGTCTGCTGAACAATATCTGCGTCCGGAAGTCATTCAAAATATCGCCCGACTGGATCTGCGGGCGAGGTTCATCGTTCAGGGATTTTTGTCAGGACTGCACGCCAGCCCGTTTCACGGTTTCAGCGTCGAATTCAGCGAACACCACCGATACAACCCCGGTGACGATACGCGTGACATCGACTGGCAGGTATTCGCCCGCACCGACCGCCTGTATGTTCGGCGTTATCAGGCAGAGACAAACATCACCGGCTATCTGCTGATGGACCTGTCGCGCAGCATGGCGTACACCTACAAGCAGGAACTTACGAAATTCGATTATTCCGTCTGTCTGGCGGCCGCTATTTCATACCTGATGATCCACCAGCAGGACCCGGTCGGACTCGTAACATTCGATGAACATCTCAGACAAAGTCTTCCTGCCAGAAGCCGGCGGTCTCAACTTGGAAACATTCTGGCTGTGCTGCAGAAGTGTCGGCCGGAGGGCGGAAGCGGTATTGCGGCATGTCTTCGCCAGGCTTCCTCAATGATCAGACATCGCAGTCTGATGATGGTCATGTCGGATCTGCTTGCGGATCCTCACGACATCATTGAAAGCCTGCGAATCCTTCGACACTCCGGCCATGATGTGATTGTGTTTCACGTACTGGACGAAGCTGAAGTTACCTTTCCTTTTTCCGGCAGTGTCGATCTGCTGGAACCCGAATCAGGAGAACGACAAATCGTCGACGCACAGGGTATCCGACGCAGCTACCTGGAGGCATTACAGGAACTGCGGAACCGGTTTCAGCAGGAGTGCTTCGCAATTGGTGCTGACTACGTACCCCTGGACACAAGCATGCCGTTCGACAAAGCTCTGACGGAATACCTGTATCAGCGTCAGGCACGCTTCTGA